Proteins encoded in a region of the Spiribacter sp. 1M189 genome:
- a CDS encoding cbb3-type cytochrome c oxidase subunit I — protein MSLTIGSMMALSFVVSLIALAFLIWAVASRQFRMNQEDAELIFPGGEGGDHQPDDPTSFGFQEKAEPGEGTDTRHRKLIFALIGFGTFWLVFGSMFGVIASLKFNIPDWLSGSAPLTFGRVRTVHLNTVIYGWLSLTGIGVAMFLIPRIFKTHLRGVNFAWVGLVLWNIGVAAGAWAIATGWTDGMEWLEIPRPIDIILAAGGACFAIPLVMTALKRNVHHIYVTGWYYLAALVWFPVLFVLGNLPMHSGVQQATVNWWFAHNVLGLWLTPIGVGAAYYILPKIIGKPIYSYRLSLLGFWALALFYSQVGMHHLIGGPVPTWVVTLSVVQSVMMFVPVIAVAVNQHVLWATNLWAFKQSLPLRFVAFGAVMYTLASFQGSLEAVRAVNTVTHFTHYTVGHAHLGAYAFVSLVLFGTVYYLMPILTGRLWPAPRLISLHFWLVAIGFGIYFVSLTIGGWLQGLAMLDASRDWLESMQLTQPYLQGRTLGGTLMTIGHIIFAINLVSLLFASRREETPAATGAPATTAG, from the coding sequence ATGTCCCTCACCATTGGATCCATGATGGCGCTGTCCTTCGTGGTATCGCTCATCGCACTGGCTTTCCTCATCTGGGCAGTCGCCTCCCGACAGTTCCGCATGAACCAGGAGGATGCCGAGCTCATCTTCCCCGGCGGCGAGGGCGGCGATCACCAGCCCGACGACCCCACCAGCTTCGGCTTCCAGGAGAAGGCCGAGCCCGGAGAGGGCACTGACACCCGCCATCGGAAGCTCATCTTCGCGTTGATCGGTTTCGGGACCTTCTGGTTGGTGTTCGGCTCGATGTTCGGCGTCATCGCCTCGCTCAAGTTCAACATCCCCGACTGGCTGTCCGGCTCCGCGCCGTTGACCTTCGGCCGCGTGCGCACGGTTCATCTGAACACCGTGATCTATGGCTGGCTGTCGCTCACCGGTATCGGTGTGGCCATGTTCCTGATCCCGCGGATCTTCAAGACTCACCTTCGCGGCGTGAACTTCGCCTGGGTGGGTCTGGTGCTCTGGAATATCGGCGTCGCCGCCGGTGCCTGGGCCATCGCCACCGGTTGGACCGATGGCATGGAATGGCTCGAGATCCCGCGCCCGATCGACATCATCCTGGCCGCCGGTGGCGCCTGCTTCGCGATTCCGCTGGTGATGACGGCGCTCAAGCGCAACGTCCACCATATCTATGTCACCGGCTGGTACTACCTGGCGGCGCTGGTCTGGTTCCCGGTGCTGTTCGTGCTGGGCAACCTGCCGATGCACTCGGGTGTGCAGCAGGCCACGGTCAACTGGTGGTTCGCGCACAACGTGCTGGGGCTCTGGCTGACGCCCATCGGTGTCGGCGCGGCCTATTACATCCTGCCCAAGATCATCGGCAAGCCCATCTACTCCTATCGCCTGTCGCTGCTCGGGTTCTGGGCGCTGGCGCTTTTCTACAGCCAGGTGGGCATGCATCACCTCATCGGCGGGCCGGTCCCTACCTGGGTGGTGACGCTCTCGGTGGTGCAGTCGGTGATGATGTTCGTCCCGGTGATCGCCGTGGCGGTCAACCAGCACGTGCTCTGGGCGACCAATTTGTGGGCGTTCAAACAGTCACTGCCGCTGCGTTTCGTCGCCTTCGGTGCGGTGATGTACACGCTCGCCTCCTTCCAGGGCTCGCTGGAGGCGGTGCGCGCGGTCAACACCGTCACGCACTTCACGCACTACACCGTCGGCCACGCCCATCTGGGCGCCTATGCCTTCGTCTCGCTGGTGCTCTTCGGCACGGTCTACTACCTCATGCCCATCCTCACCGGCCGGCTCTGGCCCGCGCCACGGCTCATCAGCCTGCACTTCTGGCTGGTGGCCATCGGCTTTGGCATCTACTTCGTCTCGCTGACCATCGGCGGCTGGCTGCAGGGCCTGGCCATGCTGGACGCGAGCCGCGACTGGCTCGAGTCCATGCAGCTCACCCAGCCCTATCTACAGGGCCGCACGCTGGGCGGGACGCTGATGACCATTGGCCACATCATTTTCGCGATCAACCTGGTCTCACTGCTGTTCGCCTCGCGTCGCGAGGAAACCCCCGCAGCGAC